The genome window ACAATCATCCCATCTGGTACCTTGAAACTTTTGTGGACAAAACCCGTTTTGCCGGTACCTGTTACAAGGCTGCGAACTGGAAGTATCTTGGAGACACCACCGGCAGGGGTAAAAATGATCAAACATTTAAACCGAACCGATCTATAAAGGCTGTTTGGGGATATCCATTAGCCAAAAATTTTCGCAGCCTTTTACGGGGGGACACACAGTGAAGACCCCGGAACGTATAGACCTGGACGTCAAGCAGTTAGATGCTCTTTTAAAGCGTGTTAAAGAACTGTTGCCACCTGAGGACTATGAACTCATCAAGGCTATGGCTGACACTATCTACCTTTTAAGTCAGTGTGTGGACAATAAAGCCGCCTCCATACGACGGCTGTTGCGCATGCTGTTTGGTGCAACTACCGAAAAAACTGGAAAAACAAAGGCTCACCCAAAAAAGAAGAATTCTGTTAAAGCTAAAAAAGGTCATGGCCGCAAACCTGCTAAAAATTATACCGGGGCAAAAAAAGTCAGAGTCTTCCATGATACTCTTAAACCTGGAGACAACTGCCCTGAATGTTTAAAGGGCAAGGTATATGAATTAAAGGAGCCGCAGCGAATCATACGCATCACCGGAAACGCTCCATTAAGTGGAACTGTCTATGAAATGCAGCGTTTACGCTGTAATCTCTGTGGAGCAATTTTCACCGCATCGACACCTGAAAATGTGGGTGAAGACAAATATGATGCAAAAGCCAAGGCCATGATTGCTCTTTTGAAATATGGTACCGGTATGCCATTTAACAGACTTAAAGATCTTCAGCAAAGTCTTGGCATACCATTGCCTGCATCGACACAGTTCGAGATTGTCGATCAAATGGCAATGGAACTTACTCCGATTTATCAGGAATTTATCCGTCAGGGCGCTCAGGGCGATATCATTCATAATGATGACACCACTATGAAGGTTTTGTCCCTGATGAAGGAAAACAAAGAAAATAACCCGGAACGTAAAGGTATATTTACCACGGGTATACTGTCAAAAACCGATGATCATAAAATTGCACTGTTTTTTACCGGCCGTCAGCATGCCGGAGAAAACTTGATGGATTTACTTAAGCGTCGTATTGGTCTGAGCCCACCCATTCAGATGTGTGATGCTCTGTCCAGAAATGTTCCCAAAGAATTCGAAACTCTGCTGGCAAATTGTCTTACACATGGACGAAGACAGTTTGTTGACGTACTGCAAAGCTTCCCGGAAGAGTGCAGTTATGTACTCGAAATCCTCGCAGAGGTATATAAAAATGATAAGATTACCAAAGAACAGAACATGGAAGCTGAAGAACGGCTGCGGTTTCATCAGGACAACAGCGGTCCGCTGATGAAAAAGCTCAACACCTGGTTTCACAAACAAATAGACCAACATTTGGTGGAGCCCAACAGCGGGCTGGGCCAGGCTATTGGCTACATGCTCAAACATTGGGAGGCGTTGACCCTTTTTCTCAGGGAACCAGGTGTACCTTTGGACAACAATATTTGCGAACAGGCTTTGAAAAAGGTCGTTCTGCATCGCAAGAATGCTCTGTTTTATAAAACTGAGCATGGTGCCATGGTAGGTGATCTGTTCATGAGTCTGATTCATACCTGTAATTTATCCGGTACCAATCCTTTTGATTACCTGACAGCACTGCTGGAACATGCCTCTGAGTTGTCAGAATCCCCAGATAAATGGATGCCGTGGAATTATAAATCCGCACTGATTGAACCGGACAATCCTGAAGCATAAAATCACTTTTTAATATTTCCATCCTGATTGATCAGCCGGGTGCCTGCAAAAAACAGGCACCTAACCGCTGACTGCTTACCTACGCCAAATTTTTTTTTGCGCTATGCACGCTTGCCGAAAGGACACTGATGAACTGGATCCTGAAAAACCTACTATTGTATATTGAGCTATGGGAGGACGCAGCCGGGCTGCCGCGCAATTGCTTTCCGGAAAAGGATTTAAAGAAGTATATAATCTCAAGGGTGGTATCAATGCCTGGGAGGGTCTCGTTGCAGAAGGTCCTGAAGAAGCTGGAATGCTTTACTTAAAAGGTGATGAAACTGCTTCTGAAATAATTCTTCTTGCATATGGGATGGAGGCAGGCCTTGGATCATTGTATTTAAAGCTTGCTGAAATGCTGGATGAGCCTGAAGTAGTCAGGATTCTGACAAAGCTGGCCGGTATTGAGGATAAACATAAAGAAAAGCTTTATACTGTATATAGCACCCTTAATCCGGGTGTTGGAGATATTGAGGTATTTGAGGCCGGTATCTCTGCAGATGTCATGGAGGGCGGTCTTACTACAGACGAATTCTTAACGAAGAACAAAGCGGTTATGCAGACCCTGGAAGATGTTCTGAGTATTGCCATGATGCTTGAGGCACAAGCATTGGATTTCTATTTGAGGTATTCCCGGAGTGTTAAAGAAGAAAAAAGCAAAGCCATTCTTTATAAGATAGCAGAAGAAGAAAAGGCTCATCTGGCTGTATTGGGTAAACTAATAGATAAATACTTATATAGATTGTCACATAAATAATTTCACTGCGTTATCGGTCGTCGGAGTATTACAATACGCCTTCCTCCCTCTGGCCTTGTGAAATTTATTATCTGACAATCTATAGATGTTCACATAAATTATTTATGTGACGAGCTATAGGTTGAAATAATATTATCTTTTTAAGGAGGTTTAAAAATGGAAGAAAATTCTGGAATAATCACTATGAAAGGGAACCCCTTGACCTTGCTTGGAAAACAACCCAGGGTTGGAGATCCTGCTCCTGACTTCGAAGTCCTGGACAATAATCTTTCGCCGGTAAGACTTTCATCATTTC of Desulfosarcina sp. BuS5 contains these proteins:
- the tnpC gene encoding IS66 family transposase, with product MKTPERIDLDVKQLDALLKRVKELLPPEDYELIKAMADTIYLLSQCVDNKAASIRRLLRMLFGATTEKTGKTKAHPKKKNSVKAKKGHGRKPAKNYTGAKKVRVFHDTLKPGDNCPECLKGKVYELKEPQRIIRITGNAPLSGTVYEMQRLRCNLCGAIFTASTPENVGEDKYDAKAKAMIALLKYGTGMPFNRLKDLQQSLGIPLPASTQFEIVDQMAMELTPIYQEFIRQGAQGDIIHNDDTTMKVLSLMKENKENNPERKGIFTTGILSKTDDHKIALFFTGRQHAGENLMDLLKRRIGLSPPIQMCDALSRNVPKEFETLLANCLTHGRRQFVDVLQSFPEECSYVLEILAEVYKNDKITKEQNMEAEERLRFHQDNSGPLMKKLNTWFHKQIDQHLVEPNSGLGQAIGYMLKHWEALTLFLREPGVPLDNNICEQALKKVVLHRKNALFYKTEHGAMVGDLFMSLIHTCNLSGTNPFDYLTALLEHASELSESPDKWMPWNYKSALIEPDNPEA
- a CDS encoding ferritin family protein; translation: MGGRSRAAAQLLSGKGFKEVYNLKGGINAWEGLVAEGPEEAGMLYLKGDETASEIILLAYGMEAGLGSLYLKLAEMLDEPEVVRILTKLAGIEDKHKEKLYTVYSTLNPGVGDIEVFEAGISADVMEGGLTTDEFLTKNKAVMQTLEDVLSIAMMLEAQALDFYLRYSRSVKEEKSKAILYKIAEEEKAHLAVLGKLIDKYLYRLSHK